A window of the Synergistaceae bacterium genome harbors these coding sequences:
- the rplJ gene encoding 50S ribosomal protein L10: MPATIKYEQVELLKSKLEKSGAVFVGEYRGMTVAQSTKLRATVRAAGGELKVAKNTLFSIAMKELGMTALPESITSGPNIYALCYGDPVTVAKVLRDYAADKTQKAFILKGGLLGQKVLSAGQLQALADLPPKDVLVGQVVRTIAAPLTGLVTVLSGTIRGLVTCLDQIREQKEKAA; encoded by the coding sequence ATGCCGGCAACGATTAAATATGAGCAGGTCGAACTTTTGAAGAGCAAACTGGAGAAGTCCGGGGCTGTTTTCGTTGGCGAATACCGGGGTATGACCGTGGCGCAGAGCACGAAACTGCGCGCGACGGTGCGTGCGGCCGGAGGTGAACTTAAAGTCGCGAAAAATACGCTCTTCTCCATCGCCATGAAGGAGCTGGGAATGACTGCTCTGCCCGAATCCATAACTTCGGGACCCAATATCTACGCCCTGTGTTACGGAGATCCCGTGACCGTCGCCAAGGTTCTGCGGGATTACGCCGCGGACAAGACCCAGAAGGCTTTCATTCTGAAGGGGGGCCTGTTGGGACAGAAGGTTTTGAGTGCGGGACAGCTTCAGGCTCTTGCGGACCTGCCGCCGAAGGATGTCCTGGTGGGACAGGTGGTGCGGACCATCGCCGCGCCTTTGACGGGCCTGGTAACGGTGCTTTCCGGAACGATACGCGGTCTTGTGACCTGCCTCGACCAGATCAGGGAGCAGAAGGAAAAAGCCGCGTAG
- the rplA gene encoding 50S ribosomal protein L1 encodes MVVKRSKRYREAAAKIDLTKQYGLREAIELFGQIATAKFNESMEVHVRLGVDPRHADQQVRSTVGLPHGTGVTKRVLVLAAGEKIKEAEEAGADIVGGEDLVQKITGGWMDFDAVIATPDMMKSVGRLGKILGPRGLMPSAKTGTVTFDLANAVKEIKAGRVEFRVDKAGIIHNFVGKKGFTTEQLFENTRALLQAIIRARPASVKGTYIRSLSIAPTMGPGITVDVLAATREIAVS; translated from the coding sequence ATTGTTGTGAAGAGAAGCAAACGTTACAGGGAAGCGGCGGCAAAAATCGACCTGACGAAGCAGTACGGCCTGAGAGAGGCCATCGAACTGTTTGGGCAGATCGCCACGGCGAAGTTCAATGAAAGCATGGAAGTCCACGTGCGTCTGGGAGTGGATCCCCGCCATGCCGACCAGCAGGTGAGAAGCACCGTGGGCCTGCCTCACGGTACGGGCGTCACCAAAAGAGTGCTGGTTCTGGCGGCAGGGGAGAAGATCAAAGAAGCCGAAGAGGCGGGCGCCGATATTGTGGGCGGCGAGGATCTCGTGCAGAAAATCACGGGCGGCTGGATGGACTTCGATGCCGTTATCGCGACGCCGGATATGATGAAATCGGTGGGACGTCTGGGTAAGATTCTGGGACCCCGGGGACTGATGCCCAGCGCGAAGACGGGGACGGTCACCTTCGATCTGGCGAACGCGGTGAAGGAAATCAAGGCGGGACGTGTAGAATTTCGTGTGGACAAGGCGGGAATCATTCATAATTTTGTGGGCAAAAAAGGGTTTACGACGGAGCAGCTTTTTGAGAACACCCGGGCTCTTTTGCAGGCCATCATCCGTGCGCGACCCGCGTCGGTAAAGGGAACGTACATCAGAAGCCTTTCCATTGCGCCGACGATGGGGCCGGGAATCACGGTGGACGTTCTTGCCGCGACCCGTGAAATAGCGGTTTCCTGA